In one Cottoperca gobio chromosome 12, fCotGob3.1, whole genome shotgun sequence genomic region, the following are encoded:
- the smad4a gene encoding mothers against decapentaplegic homolog 4a: MSITNTPTSNDACLSIVHSLMCHRQGGESESFAKRAIESLVKKLKEKKDELDSLITAITTNGAHPSKCVTIQRTLDGRLQVAGRKGFPHVVYARLWRWPDLHKNELKHVKYCQYAFDLKCDNVCVNPYHYERVVSPGIDLSGLTLSNSGSLLVKDEYDYDNHQSLSSAESHLQTIQHPPSRPCPQEIFSSPALLSPSEGSSSALISAFATISGGPSNPTPNWNRSSSFTPAVPQHQNGHLQHHPPMPHTGHYWPVTNEIAFQPPISNHPSPEYWCSIAYFEMDVHVGETFKVPSTCPIMTVDGYVDPSGGDRFCLGQLSNVHRTENIERARLHIGKGMQLESKGEGDVWVRCLSDHAVFVQSYYLDREAGRAPGDAVHKIYPSAYIKVFDLRQCHRQMQQQAATAQAATAAQAAAVSGNIPGPGSVGGIAPAISLSAAAGIGVDDLRRLCILRMSFVKGWGPDYPRQSIKETPCWIEIHLHRALQLLDEVLHTMPIADPQPLD, translated from the exons ATGTCAATCACGAACACTCCCACAAGTAATGATGCCTGTTTGAGCATTGTGCATAGCCTGATGTGCCACCGTCAGGGAGGGGAGAGTGAAAGCTTTGCTAAGCGAGCTATAGAGAGTCTTGTCAAGAAgctgaaggagaaaaaagaTGAGCTGGATTCCCTTATCACAGCGATCACTACAAATGGAGCTCATCCTAGCAAGTGTGTAACCATACAGAGAACTCTGGATGGACGCCTACAG GTCGCAGGGCGTAAAGGTTTCCCCCATGTGGTCTATGCCCGACTATGGCGATGGCCTGATCTACACAAGAATGAATTAAAACATGTGAAATATTGCCAGTATGCCTTTGACTTGAAATGTGACAATGTTTGTGTCAACCCATACCACTACGAGAGGGTCGTATCTCCAGGCATAG ACCTATCAGGGCTGACCCTTTCAAATTCAG GTTCCCTCTTGGTAAAGGATGAGTATGACTATGACAATCATCAATCTCTCTCAAGCGCCGAAAGCCACCTGCAGACTATCCAGCATCCCCCGTCAAGACCGTGTCCACAGGAGATCTTCAGCAGCCCCGCTCTACTCTCCCCATCAGAGGGCAGCAGTTCAGCTTTAATCTCTGCTTTTGCTACGATCAGTGGTGGACCCTCAA atcCTACCCCCAATTGGAACAGAAGCAGCAGCTTCACCCCTGCAGTGCCTCAACATCAGAATGGGCATCTACAGCATCATCCACCAATGCCTCACACAGGGCATTACT GGCCTGTTACCAATGAAATTGCGTTCCAGCCCCCCATATCAAATCACCCTT CTCCAGAATACTGGTGCTCCATTGCGTACTTTGAGATGGATGTCCATGTTGGGGAGACATTTAAGGTGCCATCCACATGTCCGATAATGACTGTGGATGGCTACGTTGATCCATCAGGAGGGGACCGCTTTTGCTTGGGCCAACTGAGCAATGTCCACAGGACAGAAAACATAGAGAGAGCCAG GCTTCACATTGGCAAAGGCATGCAGCTGGAGAGTAAAGGAGAAGGAGATGTCTGGGTGCGCTGTTTGAGCGATCATGCCGTGTTTGTGCAGAGCTATTACCTGGATCGAGAGGCTGGACGTGCTCCTGGAGATGCAGTTCACAAGATCTACCCCAGCGCTTACATTAAG GTGTTTGATTTGCGTCAGTGCCACAGGCagatgcagcagcaggcagcgACAGCTCAGGCAGCAACTGCAGCTCAGGCAGCAGCCGTGTCTGGAAACATTCCCGGGCCTGGCTCTGTGGGAGGCATCGCCCCTGCAATCA gtctgtctgctgctgctggcattGGGGTTGATGACCTGCGCAGGCTGTGCATCCTGCGGATGAGCTTTGTGAAGGGCTGGGGGCCCGACTACCCACGGCAAAGCATTAAAGAGACACCCTGCTGGATCGAGATCCATTTACACCGAGCTCTACAGCTACTGGATGAAGTTCTGCACACCATGCCCATAGCTGACCCTCAACCCCTTGACTGA
- the bmp10l gene encoding bone morphogenetic protein 10 has protein sequence MTVSVFSNLGFIRSLNILLLMLTALSLSSPIRSAENRQRISVGRMGDNPLLDAQDFLSQFLSTINLTELRPQPRPLAARREPPEYMLELYNRFANDRTAVPSANVVRSFKNEDSSPYSITAMGVRIHPLLFNISMHHHEQITIAELRLFTLFQKAQRSYAGIDCKVTIYKIHEGVVWTKEVGKEGRSRDKEEVVEMNDLEELLTKYIHAKDNSWVSFDLTHVVALWRKSGCATHRLEVHIASLGSEEEGVAQEVTEQGGRLANIDIDRSMEGKHNAVMIVFSDDENGDHKQDKEELNQMIEHENDLPENVGRSQQAFWGHVNHNTGHTNQDELSLMHLQSNLIYDTPPRIRRNVKSEPCKRTPLFVDFKEIGWDTWIIQPVGYEAYECNGVCNPPMTSEVSPTKHAIVQTLLSVKSPERASRACCVPTKLEPISLLYHDNGVITFNHKYEGMVVAECGCR, from the exons ATGACCGTTTCAGTCTTCTCCAACCTTGGGTTTATCCGCTCTCTGAATATCCTACTTCTGATGTTGACTGCTTTGAGCTTGAGCAGTCCCATCAGGTCTGCTGAGAACCGTCAAAGGATATCAGTCGGTAGGATGGGTGATAATCCACTACTTGATGCACAGGACTTTCTGAGCCAGTTTCTTTCCACGATAAACCTGACAGAGCTGAGGCCCCAGCCCAGGCCTCTCGCTGCTCGCAGGGAGCCACCGGAGTACATGTTGGAGCTGTACAACCGATTTGCTAATGACCGCACTGCTGTACCCTCAGCCAACGTTGTGCGCAGCTTCAAGAATGAAG ATTCCTCCCCCTACAGTATAACAGCCATGGGTGTAAGGATACATCCCCTGCTGTTCAACATCTCAATGCACCACCATGAGCAGATAACAATAGCTGAGCTTCGCCTTTTCACCCTGTTCCAGAAGGCCCAAAGATCATATGCTGGCATTGACTGCAAGGTGACCATCTACAAAATACATGAGGGCGTTGTTTGGACAAAAGAGGTGGGGAAAGAAGGGAGAAGTAGGGATaaagaggaggtggtggagatgAATGATTTGGAGGAACTGCTGACAAAGTATATCCATGCCAAAGATAACAGCTGGGTGTCGTTTGACCTGACTCATGTGGTTGCACTCTGGCGGAAGTCAGGGTGTGCAACTCACAGACTGGAGGTTCATATTGCAAGTCTGGGGTCAGAAGAGGAAGGGGTCGCACAAGAGGTCACAGAGCAGGGCGGGAGGTTGGCTAACATTGATATCGACAGGAGCATGGAAGGCAAACACAATGCGGTGATGATCGTATTCTCAGATGATGAGAATGGAGACCACAAACAGGATAAAGAAGAGCTCAACCAGATGATTGAACATGAGAATGACCTTCCTGAAAACGTGGGCCGGAGCCAACAAGCTTTCTGGGGGCACGTTAATCACAACACCGGCCACACTAACCAGGACGAGCTGTCTCTCATGCATCTGCAGTCCAACCTTATCTATGACACACCTCCCCGAATCCGTCGCAATGTTAAGAGCGAGCCATGCAAGAGGACCCCACTCTTTGTGGATTTTAAAGAGATTGGCTGGGATACGTGGATCATCCAGCCTGTGGGCTATGAGGCGTATGAATGCAACGGCGTGTGTAACCCGCCTATGACCTCTGAGGTCTCGCCTACCAAACATGCCATAGTGCAGACACTGCTGAGTGTTAAGAGTCCAGAGAGAGCATCGCGTGCCTGCTGTGTACCCACTAAGTTGGAGCCAATTTCACTCCTTTATCACGATAACGGGGTGATTACTTTCAATCACAAGTATGAGGGAATGGTGGTGGCAGAGTGTGGCTGTAGATAG